The Hippocampus zosterae strain Florida chromosome 11, ASM2543408v3, whole genome shotgun sequence genome includes the window ATGGACTAGACAACACTTTGACAGATTATCTCGCTATTTCTGACTAACTTGTGTCACAACTGGAAAgccaaatatttcattttaactCAAAGATAATTGATCTGTCTTGTCTGAGATCTCGTTTGATGGACAAACCATTTCCCGATATTTAGGAATTGACTACATCCTACAGTGTTTGTGTCGGCCTTTCTTGCATGTTTCCTGTGTTGGCATACCGAACATCCACCTGTATGTACATGACACTACCTGATTAACGCAACCTTGAAATATAATTCGATTGAATGTTACCCGGGATTTTGCTGATcaccggcaaaaaaaaagctttgtgtCACATTGAGAAATGAATTAATTAGCAATGCTCTGGGAAAACACCTTTCATGATCTTCACAATACGCAAGTTAATTTGGTATTTAATCAGCATGGCTGTGGAGCAACTGCCATGATTTGCGCAGCGCTCTGCTGTGTGCTTCAAAGGAGTAAGAATGACCCAAAGGTTGGTTATTAGCTGAATCAAAATGATTAAGCTCAAATGACCCCCGAATATTCTACGCTATACATATTTACTCTATCTTTCATAATATTGTACCTGAAATGAATGTTTCACATTACATCGCTACACAGttcattcaaattcatgttaTCCATTTCAATATAGTTCATAAATATCATGTTAACTCTGCTCGTGCATCATCAGCAAATAAGTTGCTTACAAACAAAGCAATGATAAAAATACGCCTTAGGAAGACATCGGAAGAGGGCTGTTGTCGTACCCTTAAGCAAGGCCCTGAACAACCGCTCTCAGCTCATGGGCACAGCACCAGCAACGTCTCTCCTTGCATGCTTCGGCATGTGTCGTCTGTTTCTCTGTATGGTGTGAAAACAAAACTCTCAATCTAATTTCCATGTGATGACAATTCATGAATTCAACAACTCTGTGattaacctttttttaaatctgggtCAGTAAGTCAAAATGTAATCGTCATTATGATTACATTTACAATAATAGACAACTGAAATACATTATTTGAATTGactaagaatttattttgttgttgtttttttatgattatCATTTCCTTTCGTCACTGATTATCCGTGCGAAATGTCAAGGCTTGACTGGCTTTATAGTGAGATGTGTGGAATCCatgtttatgaaaataaatgaccaaaaaCAGATTGCAATTGTTAGTGTGATGGGTTAGTTAGCCtcttaaaataatataatgacCTAGGTTATAtattgtgaacttttttttacctTAGACATCTCCTAGGGATGCTGAGCACCTCTTCTAAAATGTGCTACATCCTTAAACATATAATTCATTTCTTCTCCTGGATTGAAAATACCGGTAAATATAATCTAATTAGAATTtagttctgtttttttgtgttttgtgatcTGAAAAAGTGTTTTAGGAGTGCATCATTAGTTTAGGTGAGTGGCAATATGCATTGCCTTGTTACTGGCTAGCGACCAGTTCAGGTCTTTAGTCTGCCCTCTGCCCacagccagctgggataggctttagAATAAGCGGTTTTGACAATGGCTGAAAGTGACAATATGCATCTGGCACGTGATCACTGTGTCCTTCACAATCGCATTGTTTTTGATTGGCAGCAATTTCAGAatgcctttttttaattgattttaaaaaaatgtaattcctAAATTATCCATTAGGGGTACACTGTTTTAGTCGCAGGAGAGACTAGAGAGGCACATTGTTATTGTAGCAGAAGAAGCAGTCACTGAAGTGCAGTTGAAAACAGATGATGCCAGTGCGCCTTCTGCTAATTACGGTGTAGTCTACCCTCTTTAGCCAAAATGTCTTTGTCAAACAAGAGAAAAGTGGATGGTGAGTGCATTGTTTTCTAAGAAAATGGACCGGTTCTCAGTTATTCACAAAGGTGAGTCTAATCACCAAGTGTCAGAAGGAACATGAAGTGGCGCCACTGGAGActcacggtgaaaaaaatacgaCCGCTTGCTGGGACATTAGAAGTGAGAAGATAAATGAATTGTTAGTGGTCTGAGGAAAAAgcagtctgggttttttttttgttttgatttgatttatctTTATGTATTTTGAAGCAGCAGTCGGTTTTCATCCGAAGCCAAGAGGTTAATGACGCAGCAGTAAAAGCCACCGATGTGATTGCTAATGAAATAGCATCAGCATCAAAGCTGTATTCCTACCGTGCGTGCGTTAAAATAGGCATGCAGAAAGCTGCAGAATTCGTGGGTCCCGAGAAGCGAcaagctttttaacaacatcagTCAGACAATCAATACTTTAAAACACATAGTGAAGACAtttcttgcattttttgttgttgttgcagttgATGAGAGCACTgacaaatgtgtaaaaatgttgGAGCACTGACATGGCACACGTTGCTCAACTGTGCCTTGTGTTGACAAAGAAAGGGAGGAGGAAGGAAGCAAAGAAGGATGTAAGGAAAGACATGAGGGAGAAAATAAAAGGAAGAAGTGAATGAAAGAAGATGAAAAGAAAGCAGAGAGGGAATGAATGGTCAAAACAGGACAAggatttattatttgtattcatttagttagattttttttagtaactgtagtttattatttttgtatggcACATTGTTGATGTTTTGTAAAAGGATGTTTCATTCATATAAAAATGTTCCTAGTGTACTTGTACTTTGCACAAAACgaaatggaaaaacatgcaCTTATTGTTGTTCATAGGTAATTATGCTATGACTTGTACTGGTCCGGCTTGCTTGACATTTAATTACCGGTAGGCAGTATGTGGCTCCTGAATGATACTGAGTTTGGGGTCTATAGTCTTACGCAATCTTGTGCCTATTTGAAAAATACACTTTTATTTCCTCCATGTGTCTTTGTCTACAGGTAAAGGTTTGGTTCCAGAACCGGCGCACAAAGCAGAAAAAGGACCAGGGGAAGGACTCAGAACTTCGCTCAGTAGTTTCGGAGACGGCAGCGACCTGCAGTGTCCTCAGACTGTTGGAGCAGGGTCGGCTGCTCACACCCACGGGCCTACCAGGCATCTTGCCCCACTGTGGTAGCGGCACTTTGGGCTCAACCCTCCGGCCCGCCTCCATTAACATGGGCAACAACACCAGCAGCATCGGAGGTAGCAGTGGAGCCGCTGGTGGCAGCCCAACTCTACCCGCTGTCACCAACTCCGGGACGGTGCCAGGCCTGCAGAGCTCTGCGGCGGCTCACGGCTTGTTTAGCTTCCCCATGCCCTCCTTACTTGGCGGTGTCACCAACCGCATGTCGTCAAACCCGCTGACCATGGCTAGTTCATTGGCCGGCAATCTGCAAGAACTCTCTGCCCGCTATCTGAGCTCTTCTGCTTTTGAACCTTACTCACGGACCAACGGCAAAGAATCCATGGACAAGAAGATTCTAGACTGATGCTGTCTATTGATGTGGAAGtatgtttttttcctgtggagTTTTTGGGTTGTTATTTGGCTGAACCTGTCTTTATTTTAGTCACTGTCTCATCTGTCTGTGTCATCGAGTTTAGTGATTGTCTGGTAAACGAGAAACATATCAAGACCTCCACACACTCATCTCGTATAGACAGATTTGGTTGTGGAAATGTTGTCTGTAAAATGTTAATGGAGGGGTGATTTTGAGAGGCAATTCTTAAAGGGATAATTTGAAGATCTTTCAGAAAACGCTCTACGTTAATCAACTTCAAATATTCTTtcaaggttggggggggggggggcccgcaCAGTGCATAGGgttatgacatgacatgacaaaagGAGGCCAGCATAAAAAGATATTGACTGTGTAATATTATTTAATGTATTGGGTAGTTCAAACAAGACACAAGACGTGAGTAGTTGTAGAGAAAGAAGCTGTTTTGTGTAGCAGTACTGTATGTCAGATGACACGTGTCACAGTCACCTGGTTTTGAGCTGTCTTGTATATTCATTTGTGAGAAACTTGGCTTCAACATAAACATTCAAGAGATGTAGTGGTCATTCAGCACAACTGCTCATTGTCTTCTCAATGGTTTATTGAAGACTggaatatttttattcagcgtctgtggtggtttttgtcctCAACTTGCAGTACCCAACCTTTacttttgatcatttttcttgTCTGTGATTTTGCTACCATTATGACTTTTGCTGTATCGTCCTTTAGAAAAGCTTAGCTTTTCACCAGCAGTGTGCTGTAGGgttatgacatgacatgacaaaagGAGGCCAGCATAAAAAGATATTTCTTGACTGTGTAATATTATTTCATGTGATGATCACCAAAATAGGAAAAGGTTTATCAGCCTCAAGGTTATCAGCTAAAGAAATCCCTTTAGCTCCTTTGTGAAATCCGCGGCCATTAAGGCAGACACACTTGGAGAAAGGTTGAAATGTTTGTGCTATAAAAATACTGCAAATGAGAGTtgtatgttttaaaattgtcattttattgtaaattattcaattttgtaattattatatTAGTATATCTGGTAAATCAAGGATGAATAAATGTACGGAACGGATTGCGTGATCAGTTCAAAGCTATTTAGTGCTGTGTTGTGAGGTTTGTCAAATGTGCGGTCCAAATGTGGATATATATAGACTGTATATCATGTATACTCTTTGGCGACATGCTTTGCATTGTTTCTTTACTTCATCTTCCCATGAATCAAGTTTATTGATACATTCCGTGACTGTTTTATATATATCTAATACATGGTGGTTTGATAAGTATGacacacgattttttttttttcagtctctcAGTGCGCAAAAAGACCACACTCATAACCGTTATCCCAAAGCAGGTCCTCTTTAAAATGTCAGATATTTAAATAAGAGGTTTATAAATAATGTGACAACTGCCTTGTTTCATTAATTTGATACATTTGAATAACGGCTGTTGACATGGTTTGCTCTTTTCCAATATCCTGATATTAATGTCAATTCAATGAAAAAGATTGCTACTCTTATTGTTTTTACCCTTACTGCATACTGTAATGCTATCAGTGTTTTTATCCCCCGAATGTAGACATAATACATTTGGCAACTTGTTGAATGTCGCGTTGACATTGCCCAGAAAGCAGTATTTCTTTAACCACCAGTTCAAGTTCCCTACATTTTGGGCTTCACCTTTGCTCTCATAGTCCTCATCAACCCAGTTACTGCTGCATCCAATTAATTATTATACTCCATTCCAGCTCATGCATATGTATGATGAAAATTGATGTAATTCTTAAGAATAAGGTCGCTCAACATGGGAATCTTTCCGACAAAActtactgtgtgcgtgtgtaatcaATTGACTGACTTGGGGAAACAACAAATTTCTTTCTGAAATACCGAGATGGTCGCCGAGCCGGCCAGCTACATTGAGAACACATTGTCCAGCATGTAATCCATTACCTCTACAAAATTATTCAAAAGGGTCGAGTATCAAGAAAAGAATTTTAGATGACACTGGTAGTCATCAcagagaaatgtgtgtgtgtgtgtgtgtgcgtgtgtgtgtgtaaaaataaatgttgaattttgCCAGTAGTGCAACATGCTCTCCATTGTATATTGCAAATGTTTTACTGTGTTAATTTGCTACTCGATCATTCAGTAAAAACATACTGATTCAAATTATCACAGCAAACTCGTCTGAGATAAAGGAACCAACAATTTCAATTATAAGAGACAGAATGAATGTATCCAGTCCGTTACATAACACTCATCTTTACATTTTAAAGACATTACAAGATACAATGAAGCAGGTAAAGTGAACTTGTATAATAGGCTATAGAAACATAGCTGAGAAGtactagagggaaaaaaatgggacttTAGTGAGGAGGAAAGTATTAGGGCTCACACTTCTGggtttagaaaaaaagaaaatcatttgtttCTACAGCATCTGTCTTGGGAATCCCCCCCTGGAGAAAGACTGGGGAGTGGAGGTCGCATTTATACTTCCTAACACCCCTCC containing:
- the vax1 gene encoding ventral anterior homeobox 1, with translation MEVRYNQETEAMVLKNGLKEGKDGKDSQGSLSKSFLKEQHGSFSSSGTVENCEKNRGSAADPDYCRRILVRDAKGSIREIILPKGLDLDRPKRTRTSFTAEQLYRLEMEFQRCQYVVGRERTELARQLNLSETQVKVWFQNRRTKQKKDQGKDSELRSVVSETAATCSVLRLLEQGRLLTPTGLPGILPHCGSGTLGSTLRPASINMGNNTSSIGGSSGAAGGSPTLPAVTNSGTVPGLQSSAAAHGLFSFPMPSLLGGVTNRMSSNPLTMASSLAGNLQELSARYLSSSAFEPYSRTNGKESMDKKILD